A DNA window from Carassius gibelio isolate Cgi1373 ecotype wild population from Czech Republic chromosome A6, carGib1.2-hapl.c, whole genome shotgun sequence contains the following coding sequences:
- the LOC128015550 gene encoding alanine--glyoxylate aminotransferase isoform X2: MSSLSVLPPKCLLQPFPIPQRLLLGPGPSNVPARITAAGAQPILGHLHAETIEIMDQIKSGIQYAFQTQNRVTLAVSGPGHAAMECAIFNSLEPRESVLIAVNGIWGERAAEIAERIGAKVNTVVTSAGGYFTNEEIEQALDKYRPVVFFLTHGESSTGVVHPIDGIGELCHKYNCLFLVDSVAALGGTPICMDEQGIDIMYTGSQKVLNAPPGTAPISFSERACHKIFNRRTKPISYFLDLNWLANYWGCDDKPVRAYHHTGPVSSFYGLRESLAILAETGLENSWKRHKEVAEYFHKGLEEMGLKLFVQDKKARLPTVTTIVAPPGYDWREITGYIMKTYNTEISGGLGPSAGMVLRVGLMGCNSSKANVDKVLEALADALKHCHKSRV; this comes from the exons ATGTCCTCTCTGTCCGTTCTTCCACCGAAATGTCTGCTACAGCCTTTCCCTATCCCCCAGCGACTTTTGCTTGGGCCAGGACCGTCCAATGTGCCCGCTCGGATCACAGCAGCAGGAGCACAGCCCATCCTGGGCCACCTGCACGCAGAAACCATCGAG attaTGGATCAGATCAAGAGTGGCATTCAGTATGCGTTTCAGACCCAAAACCGAGTGACTCTGGCAGTGAGTGGACCGGGTCACGCCGCTATGGAGTGTGCCATCTTTAACTCTCTGGAGCCCAGAGAGAGCGTCCTCATAGCAGTCAATGGCATATGGGGGGAAAGGGCTGCAGAGATCGCTGAGAGGATAG GCGCCAAGGTGAACACAGTTGTAACCTCTGCTGGTGGGTACTTTACAAATGAGGAAATTGAGCAG GCATTAGATAAATACAGGCCAGTGGTGTTCTTCCTCACACATGGAGAATCCTCCACAGGAGTGGTCCACCCCATAGACGGCATAGGTGAACTTTGCCACAA GTACAACTGTTTATTTCTGGTTGATTCAGTAGCTGCATTGGGAGGTACTCCTATCTGCATGGATGAACAAG GTATTGATATTATGTATACTGGCTCTCAGAAGGTACTGAACGCACCTCCAGGAACTGCACCAATCTCCTTCAGTGAGAGAGCATG CCACAAAATATTTAACAGGAGGACAAAACCAATCTCTTACTTCTTGGATCTGAACTGGTTGGCAAATTACTGGGGTTGTGACGACAAGCCCGTACGCGC TTATCACCACACTGGACCTGTATCTTCTTTCTATGGTCTGCGTGAGAGTCTGGCCATACTCGCAGAGACT ggtCTTGAAAACTCTTGGAAACGACACAAAGAGGTTGCAGAGTACTTCCATAAAGGCTTAGAAGAAATGGGCCTAAAACTGTTTGTGCAGGATAAG AAAGCCCGACTGCCAACAGTGACCACAATAGTAGCTCCCCCAGGATATGACTGGCGCGAAATCACAGGGTATATCATGAAGACCTATAACACAGAAATCTCTGGGGGTCTTGGACCATCTGCTGGGATG GTTTTGCGTGTGGGATTGATGGGATGTAACAGCAGCAAGGCCAATGTGGACAAGGTGTTGGAGGCCTTGGCTGATGCTCTAAAACACTGTCATAAGAGCAGAGTCTGA
- the LOC128015550 gene encoding alanine--glyoxylate aminotransferase isoform X1, with protein sequence MSSLSVLPPKCLLQPFPIPQRLLLGPGPSNVPARITAAGAQPILGHLHAETIEIMDQIKSGIQYAFQTQNRVTLAVSGPGHAAMECAIFNSLEPRESVLIAVNGIWGERAAEIAERIGTDSVFTRKPATKSNKKVIRNIIHSCMEHCSTGAKVNTVVTSAGGYFTNEEIEQALDKYRPVVFFLTHGESSTGVVHPIDGIGELCHKYNCLFLVDSVAALGGTPICMDEQGIDIMYTGSQKVLNAPPGTAPISFSERACHKIFNRRTKPISYFLDLNWLANYWGCDDKPVRAYHHTGPVSSFYGLRESLAILAETGLENSWKRHKEVAEYFHKGLEEMGLKLFVQDKKARLPTVTTIVAPPGYDWREITGYIMKTYNTEISGGLGPSAGMVLRVGLMGCNSSKANVDKVLEALADALKHCHKSRV encoded by the exons ATGTCCTCTCTGTCCGTTCTTCCACCGAAATGTCTGCTACAGCCTTTCCCTATCCCCCAGCGACTTTTGCTTGGGCCAGGACCGTCCAATGTGCCCGCTCGGATCACAGCAGCAGGAGCACAGCCCATCCTGGGCCACCTGCACGCAGAAACCATCGAG attaTGGATCAGATCAAGAGTGGCATTCAGTATGCGTTTCAGACCCAAAACCGAGTGACTCTGGCAGTGAGTGGACCGGGTCACGCCGCTATGGAGTGTGCCATCTTTAACTCTCTGGAGCCCAGAGAGAGCGTCCTCATAGCAGTCAATGGCATATGGGGGGAAAGGGCTGCAGAGATCGCTGAGAGGATAGGTACTGATTCTGTTTTTACTAGAAAGCCTGCAACTAAGAGTAATAAAAAGGTGATCCGGAACATCATTCATTCATGTATGGAACACTGTTCAACAGGCGCCAAGGTGAACACAGTTGTAACCTCTGCTGGTGGGTACTTTACAAATGAGGAAATTGAGCAG GCATTAGATAAATACAGGCCAGTGGTGTTCTTCCTCACACATGGAGAATCCTCCACAGGAGTGGTCCACCCCATAGACGGCATAGGTGAACTTTGCCACAA GTACAACTGTTTATTTCTGGTTGATTCAGTAGCTGCATTGGGAGGTACTCCTATCTGCATGGATGAACAAG GTATTGATATTATGTATACTGGCTCTCAGAAGGTACTGAACGCACCTCCAGGAACTGCACCAATCTCCTTCAGTGAGAGAGCATG CCACAAAATATTTAACAGGAGGACAAAACCAATCTCTTACTTCTTGGATCTGAACTGGTTGGCAAATTACTGGGGTTGTGACGACAAGCCCGTACGCGC TTATCACCACACTGGACCTGTATCTTCTTTCTATGGTCTGCGTGAGAGTCTGGCCATACTCGCAGAGACT ggtCTTGAAAACTCTTGGAAACGACACAAAGAGGTTGCAGAGTACTTCCATAAAGGCTTAGAAGAAATGGGCCTAAAACTGTTTGTGCAGGATAAG AAAGCCCGACTGCCAACAGTGACCACAATAGTAGCTCCCCCAGGATATGACTGGCGCGAAATCACAGGGTATATCATGAAGACCTATAACACAGAAATCTCTGGGGGTCTTGGACCATCTGCTGGGATG GTTTTGCGTGTGGGATTGATGGGATGTAACAGCAGCAAGGCCAATGTGGACAAGGTGTTGGAGGCCTTGGCTGATGCTCTAAAACACTGTCATAAGAGCAGAGTCTGA